One Campylobacter concisus genomic region harbors:
- a CDS encoding thioredoxin reductase, producing MKKIIFTALAILVIAISLIEINKRINKGNLMDNNNTYIVIAPNGMEIPFDKNTNLSVSPLDYGSETIGVKEHSQMLLQARSILDSSPYKNYKPLYYNPKPNSLGQTDYLSFKPWLDISYKPSSTKLSPWTKSEKAYYESLKDKRDRYIYLVKRSNLKCTMIDIPEDAIARVDNKGKLTKPEYAEIYDEVNANKGTLKSMLFSAEWGICAGILGNPMGFSHGNEAGFKARDYQRIFLAAQLGVVKALDFLGDLFEYQTYNIGLNKNLQMAEEFRKLFTNPPLDEYGMMPYLDEIVGNYFVMDFNRDGVAFDPEGTTHKFLRELVEDKGELLDPRDFDANKTTREEFMSYLKKEMPHFTTRFDKKGFPNKMTQRDIDLYIDSTLLEAKIMSLTPPEGYPNAPYYNTPEELIRLYEAGKLDKKLNPLIPVMYRESFPEDLRQKILSYAKEHNIKD from the coding sequence ATGAAGAAGATTATATTTACAGCTTTAGCTATCTTAGTAATAGCCATATCACTAATAGAAATAAATAAAAGAATAAATAAAGGAAATTTAATGGATAACAATAATACATATATAGTTATAGCTCCAAATGGAATGGAAATACCATTTGATAAAAATACAAATTTATCAGTCTCACCTCTTGATTATGGGAGTGAGACTATAGGTGTAAAAGAGCACTCCCAAATGCTCCTTCAAGCCCGCTCCATCCTAGACTCATCTCCATATAAAAACTATAAACCACTATACTATAACCCTAAACCAAACTCTCTAGGTCAAACAGACTATCTATCATTTAAACCATGGCTAGATATTAGCTATAAACCAAGCTCAACTAAACTATCTCCTTGGACTAAATCAGAAAAAGCTTACTATGAAAGCTTAAAAGATAAAAGAGATAGATATATCTATCTAGTAAAAAGAAGTAATCTAAAATGCACTATGATAGATATCCCTGAAGATGCAATAGCTAGAGTAGATAACAAAGGCAAACTAACTAAACCAGAATATGCTGAAATTTATGATGAAGTAAATGCTAATAAAGGTACATTAAAATCAATGCTCTTTTCTGCAGAGTGGGGAATATGTGCTGGCATACTTGGAAATCCTATGGGATTTTCACATGGAAATGAAGCAGGCTTTAAAGCAAGAGATTATCAAAGAATTTTCTTGGCAGCTCAGCTAGGAGTAGTAAAGGCTTTAGATTTTTTAGGTGATCTATTTGAATATCAAACTTACAATATAGGTCTAAACAAAAATTTACAAATGGCAGAAGAGTTTAGAAAACTATTTACTAATCCTCCACTAGATGAATATGGCATGATGCCTTATCTTGATGAAATAGTAGGTAATTACTTTGTAATGGATTTTAATAGGGACGGAGTAGCATTTGATCCAGAAGGAACAACACATAAATTTTTAAGAGAACTCGTAGAAGATAAAGGTGAGCTATTAGATCCTAGAGACTTTGACGCTAATAAAACAACGAGGGAGGAATTTATGTCATATCTCAAAAAGGAAATGCCACATTTTACAACTAGATTTGATAAAAAAGGCTTTCCAAATAAGATGACACAAAGAGACATAGACTTATACATCGACTCCACCCTTCTAGAAGCTAAAATAATGTCTCTAACTCCACCAGAAGGATATCCAAATGCACCATACTACAACACACCAGAAGAGCTAATAAGACTATATGAGGCTGGTAAATTAGATAAAAAGCTAAATCCTTTAATACCAGTAATGTATAGAGAAAGTTTTCCTGAAGATCTTAGGCAAAAGATATTAAGCTATGCTAAAGAGCATAATATAAAGGATTAA
- a CDS encoding NifS family cysteine desulfurase, translated as MRVYLDNNATTMVDPEAFELMKPYFCEKYGNPNSLHKFGSETHPALRTALDQLYAGLNAKDSDDIVVTSCATESNNWVVKGIYFDKIATGEKKRIVTTAVEHPAILATCKFLEKYGVELTVLDVNNDGIVTPEQLRAVMDENVALVSIMSANNETGMIFPIKELASIAHEYGALFHTDAVQAVGKIKINVQDLDVDFLSFSAHKFHGPKGVGALFIKNSMPLSSLLHGGEHMGGRRSGTLDVPGIIGMGKALELANKFMDYEHSHVRRLRDKLEDAILKIPDVSVVGKKEQRVPNTILASIKGVEGEAMLWDLNKAGIAASTGSACASETLESNPIMEAIGADKELAHTALRLSLSRFNTEEEIDYAIEHITKAVNRLRDISSTFAYAPEWHKSGL; from the coding sequence TTGAGAGTATATTTAGACAATAACGCTACAACAATGGTTGATCCTGAAGCTTTTGAGCTTATGAAGCCATATTTTTGTGAAAAATACGGTAATCCAAACTCGCTTCATAAATTTGGCTCTGAAACACATCCAGCTTTAAGAACAGCACTAGATCAGCTCTATGCCGGACTAAACGCAAAAGATAGCGATGACATCGTCGTTACCTCATGTGCAACTGAGAGCAACAACTGGGTAGTAAAAGGCATCTACTTCGATAAAATAGCAACTGGCGAGAAGAAGCGTATCGTAACAACCGCAGTTGAACATCCAGCTATTTTGGCAACTTGTAAATTTTTAGAAAAATATGGCGTAGAGCTTACTGTTTTAGATGTAAATAACGATGGCATAGTCACTCCGGAACAGCTAAGAGCTGTAATGGATGAGAATGTAGCACTTGTTTCTATAATGAGTGCAAATAACGAAACTGGCATGATCTTTCCTATAAAAGAGCTTGCTAGTATCGCTCATGAATACGGGGCTTTATTCCACACGGATGCGGTTCAGGCAGTTGGTAAGATAAAGATAAATGTCCAAGACCTTGACGTTGATTTTTTAAGCTTTTCTGCGCATAAATTTCACGGACCAAAGGGTGTTGGAGCACTATTTATAAAAAATAGTATGCCACTAAGTAGCTTACTTCATGGCGGCGAGCACATGGGTGGACGTAGAAGTGGCACGCTCGATGTTCCTGGCATCATCGGCATGGGTAAAGCACTTGAACTGGCAAATAAATTTATGGATTATGAGCACTCTCATGTTCGCCGTTTGCGTGATAAGCTTGAAGATGCAATTTTAAAAATTCCTGATGTTAGCGTTGTAGGAAAAAAAGAACAACGTGTGCCAAATACCATTTTGGCTTCTATAAAAGGCGTTGAAGGTGAAGCTATGCTTTGGGATCTAAACAAAGCTGGCATCGCAGCTTCAACTGGCTCAGCATGTGCAAGTGAAACATTAGAGAGTAACCCAATAATGGAGGCTATAGGGGCAGATAAAGAGCTAGCTCACACCGCACTTAGATTATCTCTTTCTAGATTTAATACAGAAGAAGAGATTGATTATGCGATCGAGCACATAACAAAAGCGGTAAATAGACTAAGAGATATCTCTAGTACATTTGCCTACGCCCCAGAATGGCATAAGAGCGGATTATAA
- a CDS encoding iron-sulfur cluster assembly scaffold protein, translated as MAKNNLIGGSIWDEYSKVVQDRMNNPKFMGEITEEDAKKANAKLIVADFGAESCGDAVRLYWLVDEKTDKIIDAKFKSFGCGTAIASSDTMAELCIGKTVDQAVKITNLDVEKAMRDNPETPAVPPQKMHCSVMAYDVIKAAAASYKGIDPEHFEDEIIVCECARVSLGTIKEVIRLNDLHTVEEITQYTKAGAFCKSCVKPGGHEKREYYLVDILRDTRAEMEREKIEAQANAQANHTLGDISFEDMTMVGQLKAVESVIDKEIRPMLEMDGGNLEILDIRNDNGENTDIYIRYLGACSGCASGSTGTLYAIENVLQESLSPKIRVMPI; from the coding sequence ATGGCAAAGAATAATTTGATCGGAGGCTCTATCTGGGATGAGTATTCTAAGGTAGTGCAAGATAGGATGAATAATCCTAAATTTATGGGAGAGATAACCGAAGAAGATGCTAAAAAGGCAAACGCAAAGCTTATTGTGGCTGATTTTGGTGCGGAAAGCTGCGGTGATGCGGTTAGGCTATACTGGCTTGTTGATGAAAAGACAGACAAAATAATAGATGCTAAATTTAAAAGCTTTGGCTGTGGCACAGCGATAGCTAGCTCTGATACGATGGCTGAGCTTTGTATCGGCAAAACAGTTGATCAAGCTGTCAAGATCACAAACCTTGATGTCGAAAAGGCTATGCGTGACAATCCAGAAACACCGGCTGTCCCGCCTCAAAAGATGCACTGCTCGGTTATGGCGTATGATGTTATAAAAGCAGCTGCGGCAAGCTATAAAGGCATAGATCCAGAGCATTTTGAAGATGAGATCATCGTTTGCGAGTGCGCTAGGGTAAGCCTTGGTACGATTAAAGAAGTGATAAGACTAAATGACCTTCACACAGTTGAGGAAATCACGCAATACACCAAAGCTGGTGCATTTTGCAAGTCTTGCGTAAAGCCTGGTGGCCATGAAAAAAGAGAATATTATTTGGTGGATATTTTGCGTGATACTAGGGCTGAGATGGAGCGTGAGAAGATCGAAGCTCAGGCAAATGCCCAAGCAAATCATACTTTAGGTGACATTAGCTTTGAAGATATGACGATGGTAGGGCAGTTAAAAGCGGTAGAGTCTGTCATAGATAAAGAAATTCGCCCAATGCTTGAGATGGATGGTGGAAATCTAGAAATTTTAGATATCAGAAATGATAACGGAGAAAATACTGATATTTATATCCGCTATCTTGGTGCTTGCTCGGGCTGTGCAAGTGGCTCAACTGGCACTCTTTATGCGATTGAAAATGTCTTACAAGAGAGCTTAAGCCCAAAAATTAGGGTAATGCCTATTTGA
- the miaA gene encoding tRNA (adenosine(37)-N6)-dimethylallyltransferase MiaA — protein sequence MFKEFAIIGTTASGKSDLAFELAKELNGVILSLDSLALYKEIDIASAKPNKEQLETIKHFGVDEIYPDEEFSVGAFFEIYKNAKNFARSQDCPLIITGGSGFYLKSMLSGLAPDVPKCELNLSNEEIYKLAIKIDPEFASKFSQNDSYRLEKWYQIYKFSSQIPSIWLRENTKESIIKELAIFEILWDKDELRERIKKRTKGMLEAGLVDEAKFLFNKYKSEPKPLKSIGLKECKQFLNKEISQNELKELIATHTAQLAKRQRTFNRSQFEKKFVGDLNQIRSEILKFLRE from the coding sequence TTGTTTAAAGAATTTGCAATAATTGGCACCACGGCAAGTGGCAAAAGCGATCTTGCATTTGAGCTTGCAAAGGAGCTTAATGGCGTCATCTTAAGTCTTGATTCGCTTGCACTTTATAAAGAGATAGATATCGCCAGCGCAAAGCCAAATAAAGAGCAGCTTGAAACTATAAAGCACTTTGGTGTAGATGAAATTTATCCTGATGAAGAATTTAGCGTTGGGGCATTTTTTGAAATTTATAAAAATGCAAAGAATTTTGCGCGCTCACAAGACTGCCCACTCATCATTACAGGAGGCAGCGGCTTTTATCTAAAATCAATGCTTAGCGGACTTGCACCAGATGTGCCAAAATGTGAGCTAAATTTAAGCAATGAAGAAATTTATAAACTAGCTATAAAAATCGATCCTGAGTTTGCAAGTAAATTTAGCCAAAACGACTCTTATCGTCTCGAAAAGTGGTATCAAATTTATAAATTTAGTAGCCAAATCCCAAGCATTTGGCTAAGAGAAAATACTAAAGAGAGCATCATAAAAGAGCTAGCGATATTTGAAATTTTATGGGATAAAGATGAGCTTAGAGAACGTATCAAAAAGAGAACAAAAGGCATGCTTGAAGCCGGGCTCGTAGATGAGGCGAAATTTTTGTTTAATAAATACAAAAGTGAGCCAAAACCACTAAAATCAATAGGTTTAAAAGAGTGCAAGCAATTTTTAAATAAAGAAATTTCTCAAAACGAGCTTAAAGAGCTCATAGCTACGCACACGGCTCAGTTAGCAAAACGTCAGCGAACCTTTAATCGCTCGCAGTTTGAAAAAAAATTTGTGGGTGATTTGAATCAAATTAGAAGTGAAATTTTAAAATTCTTAAGAGAATAA
- a CDS encoding FAD-dependent oxidoreductase: MSKIAIIGDGFSALFTALELAKKGEEILVISNQKDEFESGILTPFNTTALARDGAISSSFMGLVSKKSELDISICLNENFRAWMTNFTLKSTKAHDKKMQILFSKFGKKSFEILRDLNNKYPQINFDESGVYLLFSNDESFKKRLDEIKVAHSEQEILSVDKELTNFGLINKNIKGAINLAKNASIDTNELKKALINELNSLGAKFINDEIYELKTQGQIVQKATGNNGEYEADNFVIASKNLELSNKLGTSINAILAKFYTIDLSLNEGQIPKKPIILNDLFAKIYPTKNGVTIITNLQVGAIDTLVKTEKINAFLNELKIHLGISELKEPSFRANYVLLSSNDKPALGRDNIYSNLIYNQAYGLNELSFAPYFAGVLASLIKDGKNNKENDEILLFSSFYEG, from the coding sequence ATGAGTAAAATAGCGATTATCGGAGATGGTTTTAGTGCGTTATTTACGGCGCTTGAGCTAGCTAAAAAGGGCGAAGAAATTTTAGTTATTAGTAACCAAAAAGATGAGTTTGAAAGCGGAATTTTAACCCCATTTAACACCACAGCGCTTGCAAGAGATGGAGCGATATCTAGCTCATTTATGGGGCTAGTTAGCAAAAAAAGCGAGCTTGATATAAGTATTTGCTTAAATGAAAATTTTAGAGCTTGGATGACAAATTTTACACTTAAATCAACCAAAGCTCACGACAAAAAGATGCAAATTTTGTTTTCAAAATTTGGTAAGAAAAGCTTTGAAATTTTAAGAGATTTAAACAACAAATATCCGCAGATAAATTTCGATGAGAGCGGCGTTTATCTACTTTTTAGCAATGACGAAAGCTTTAAAAAAAGGCTTGATGAGATAAAGGTTGCCCATAGCGAGCAAGAAATTTTAAGCGTAGATAAAGAGCTTACAAATTTTGGGCTAATAAATAAAAACATAAAAGGCGCTATAAATTTAGCCAAAAACGCAAGTATTGACACAAATGAGCTCAAAAAAGCTTTGATAAATGAGCTAAATTCTCTCGGAGCAAAATTTATAAATGATGAAATTTATGAGCTAAAAACGCAAGGGCAAATAGTGCAAAAAGCTACCGGCAATAACGGCGAATATGAGGCCGATAACTTTGTGATCGCTTCAAAAAATTTAGAGCTTTCAAATAAACTAGGCACGAGCATAAATGCGATTTTGGCTAAATTTTATACCATTGATCTTAGCCTAAACGAAGGACAAATCCCTAAAAAACCAATCATCTTAAATGATCTATTTGCCAAAATTTATCCAACTAAAAATGGCGTTACGATTATTACAAATTTACAAGTCGGCGCTATCGATACGCTTGTTAAAACTGAAAAGATTAATGCATTTTTAAATGAGCTAAAGATACATCTTGGCATAAGCGAGCTAAAAGAGCCTAGCTTTAGGGCAAACTACGTGCTTCTTAGCTCAAACGATAAGCCAGCTCTTGGACGCGATAACATATATAGTAACTTGATCTATAACCAAGCTTATGGACTAAATGAACTTAGCTTTGCTCCGTATTTTGCCGGTGTTTTGGCAAGTCTTATAAAAGATGGTAAAAATAACAAGGAAAATGATGAAATTTTACTCTTTAGCTCGTTTTACGAGGGCTAG
- the mqnP gene encoding menaquinone biosynthesis prenyltransferase MqnP, translating to MIKKLKDIAELIVFKHSVFALPFIFVAMIVASKIENGSAWFGFKLLILGTICAVSARNFAMAFNRYQDEDIDKLNPRTASRPSVDGRIGKGNMQLFIAANALIFIICAYFVNSLAFWLSFPILAVLGGYSLFKRFSELAHLVLGLSLGLAPIAGVVAVSADIPLWSVLLCLGVTFWVAGFDLLYSLQDIKFDQENKLFSIPAIYGDKATLFLSAIFHALAFILWLLFAWAAGLGAMAFFGIVVSGVILFFEHRIVRCDFSKIDRAFFTLNGYLGILFFIFVWISVL from the coding sequence ATGATTAAAAAGCTAAAAGATATCGCAGAACTCATCGTTTTTAAGCACTCGGTTTTTGCCCTGCCCTTTATCTTTGTGGCGATGATAGTTGCGAGCAAGATAGAAAATGGCTCGGCTTGGTTTGGCTTTAAACTGCTTATTTTAGGCACTATTTGCGCAGTCAGCGCTAGAAATTTCGCCATGGCGTTTAACAGATATCAAGACGAGGACATCGACAAGCTAAACCCACGCACCGCAAGCCGTCCAAGCGTAGATGGGCGCATCGGCAAGGGCAATATGCAGCTTTTCATCGCAGCAAACGCGCTTATCTTTATCATCTGCGCTTATTTTGTAAATTCGCTCGCATTTTGGCTAAGCTTCCCCATACTTGCCGTGCTTGGTGGATATTCGCTATTTAAGCGATTTAGCGAGCTAGCGCACTTGGTGCTAGGCCTTAGTCTTGGACTTGCTCCTATCGCTGGCGTGGTCGCAGTGAGCGCTGATATACCGCTTTGGAGCGTACTACTTTGCCTTGGTGTGACATTTTGGGTGGCTGGATTTGACCTGCTTTACTCGCTTCAGGATATTAAATTTGACCAAGAAAACAAGCTCTTTAGCATACCAGCCATTTATGGCGACAAGGCGACACTATTTTTATCAGCCATTTTTCACGCTCTAGCCTTTATACTTTGGCTACTTTTTGCTTGGGCGGCTGGGCTTGGAGCGATGGCATTTTTTGGCATTGTGGTAAGCGGCGTGATATTATTTTTCGAGCACAGGATCGTAAGGTGCGACTTTAGCAAGATAGATCGGGCGTTTTTCACGCTAAATGGCTACTTGGGAATTTTATTTTTCATCTTTGTTTGGATAAGTGTATTATGA